Proteins from a single region of Campylobacter sp. RM16704:
- a CDS encoding formyl transferase has translation MKIALLTSPNQWFVPYVKKLQKLISNSTIFYEYEQIKNYDIVFILSYHKIISKKFLQSNKHNIVIHASNLPQGKGWAPLFHQIIEGKNKIVFTLFEASEKTDSGDIYLQKTLLLDGLELYDELRTKQANFTIKLCLEFINSFSKILKKPQKGKESFYPKRTFKDHELDINKTIDEQFNLLRISSNEEFPAFFYKNGKKFIIKIYSE, from the coding sequence ATGAAAATCGCTTTACTTACCTCGCCAAATCAATGGTTTGTACCTTATGTTAAAAAATTACAAAAACTAATTTCTAATTCGACAATATTTTATGAATATGAGCAAATAAAAAATTATGATATAGTATTTATACTTTCCTATCATAAAATTATCTCAAAAAAATTTTTACAGTCTAATAAACACAATATAGTCATACACGCTTCAAACCTACCTCAAGGAAAAGGTTGGGCTCCGCTGTTTCATCAAATTATAGAAGGTAAAAATAAAATCGTTTTTACTTTATTTGAAGCAAGCGAAAAAACAGATAGTGGAGATATATATTTACAAAAAACACTATTATTAGATGGTCTGGAACTTTATGATGAGCTAAGAACAAAACAAGCAAATTTCACAATAAAACTTTGTCTTGAATTTATAAACTCCTTTTCAAAAATTCTTAAAAAACCTCAAAAAGGGAAAGAAAGTTTTTATCCAAAAAGAACTTTCAAAGATCATGAACTTGATATAAACAAAACCATAGATGAACAATTTAACCTTTTAAGAATATCAAGTAATGAAGAATTTCCAGCATTTTTCTATAAAAATGGTAAAAAATTTATAATTAAAATTTATTCTGAATAA
- the pseH gene encoding UDP-4-amino-4,6-dideoxy-N-acetyl-beta-L-altrosamine N-acetyltransferase, producing MIFLKDFIYLSQDEIKLIFKWRNNENIAKFMKTQNINLKEHLNFLSTLKTDDTKKYFLVYNDKDTIGVIDFINITETSCEFGLYGIKKGVGDLLMEEIKNYAFNILKVQVLNACVFKENTKALNLYLKHDFTIYSENDKFFFVCLNSNGGGV from the coding sequence ATGATTTTTTTAAAAGATTTTATTTATTTATCACAAGATGAAATTAAATTGATTTTCAAATGGCGTAATAATGAAAATATTGCCAAATTTATGAAAACACAAAATATCAATTTAAAAGAACACTTAAATTTCTTATCCACATTAAAAACAGATGATACTAAAAAATATTTTTTAGTTTATAATGATAAAGATACCATCGGTGTAATTGATTTTATAAACATTACTGAAACTTCATGTGAATTTGGGCTTTATGGCATTAAAAAAGGAGTTGGAGATTTATTGATGGAAGAAATAAAAAACTATGCTTTTAATATCTTAAAAGTTCAAGTTTTAAACGCTTGTGTTTTTAAAGAAAATACAAAAGCTTTAAATTTATATTTAAAACATGATTTTACTATATATAGTGAAAATGATAAATTTTTCTTTGTTTGCTTAAATAGTAATGGGGGGGGGGTATAG
- a CDS encoding methionyl-tRNA formyltransferase, which translates to MNVIIATHKKHDIQNSYLLKQNFQNITFHLITQKSQLNIGFVEKINPKYIFFSHWSFFIPKNIYNNYECIVFHLGNLPFGRGGSPLQNLIIRGIYESKICALRVNEILDGGDIYLRYKVKFSKLKAQTIYEKISKIIYTKMIPNILTSNICPKKQKGKVVVFKRRTPQESNINTLKKINITKIYDFIRMLDAKDYPKAFLQIQNIKIEFSNAKLKNNTIQAKVEIYEK; encoded by the coding sequence ATGAATGTAATCATTGCAACACACAAAAAACATGATATACAAAATTCATATTTATTAAAACAAAATTTCCAAAATATAACATTCCATTTAATCACACAAAAATCACAATTAAATATTGGTTTTGTTGAAAAAATTAATCCTAAATATATATTTTTTTCTCATTGGTCATTTTTTATACCAAAAAATATTTACAATAATTACGAATGTATAGTTTTCCATCTTGGTAATTTACCATTTGGAAGAGGTGGTTCTCCTTTACAAAATTTAATCATACGCGGTATATACGAAAGTAAAATTTGTGCATTAAGAGTTAATGAAATTTTAGATGGTGGAGATATTTACCTGCGTTATAAAGTTAAATTTAGCAAATTAAAAGCTCAGACAATATATGAAAAAATTTCAAAAATTATATATACAAAAATGATCCCAAATATTCTAACTTCCAATATCTGTCCTAAAAAGCAAAAAGGCAAAGTGGTTGTTTTTAAAAGAAGAACTCCACAAGAAAGCAATATAAATACTTTAAAAAAAATAAATATTACCAAAATATATGATTTTATAAGAATGCTTGATGCTAAAGATTATCCAAAGGCTTTTTTACAAATTCAAAATATAAAAATTGAATTTTCAAACGCAAAATTAAAAAACAATACAATACAAGCAAAGGTAGAAATTTATGAAAAATAA
- a CDS encoding PIG-L deacetylase family protein: protein MKNKILIIAAHPDDEVLGCFGAVSKMIKQGYEAYTLILGEGKTSRNEENIENQKSIFENELIMANNIIGVKKVFREYFPDNSFDKVALLKIVKAIENIKNEIKPNIIFTHYENDLNIDHQITYQATITATRSLPDESVKEIYSFEILSSTEWKYPLSFSPDVFYDISDTLNLKLKAMSCYKSELKDFPHPRSLEGIELNAKYNGMRVGLKYAEAFKSIKVIR from the coding sequence ATGAAAAATAAAATATTAATTATAGCAGCTCATCCAGACGATGAAGTATTAGGATGCTTTGGTGCTGTTAGCAAGATGATAAAACAAGGATATGAAGCCTATACTCTCATTCTTGGAGAAGGAAAGACAAGTAGAAATGAAGAAAATATTGAAAATCAAAAAAGTATTTTTGAAAACGAACTTATTATGGCAAATAATATTATAGGTGTTAAAAAAGTTTTTAGAGAATATTTTCCTGATAATAGTTTTGATAAAGTTGCTTTACTCAAAATAGTTAAAGCCATTGAAAATATAAAAAATGAAATTAAACCTAACATTATTTTTACTCATTATGAAAATGATTTAAATATAGATCATCAAATAACTTACCAAGCGACAATTACTGCAACAAGATCTTTGCCAGATGAAAGTGTTAAAGAAATTTATAGCTTTGAGATTCTTTCTAGCACAGAATGGAAATATCCGCTAAGTTTTAGTCCCGATGTTTTTTATGATATAAGTGATACATTAAATTTAAAATTAAAGGCTATGTCTTGTTATAAATCTGAACTTAAAGATTTTCCGCATCCAAGAAGTTTAGAAGGTATAGAGCTTAATGCAAAATATAATGGAATGAGAGTTGGATTAAAATATGCTGAAGCATTTAAAAGTATAAAAGTTATAAGATGA
- the pseH gene encoding UDP-4-amino-4,6-dideoxy-N-acetyl-beta-L-altrosamine N-acetyltransferase, translating into MIVYKDFVNLNHKECKEILKIRNSKNIAKFMKNPYINYEEHLNFIQKLKNTATKKYFLIYKENKKLGVIYFTNINKNSCEFGLYGIKKGVGDLLMEEIKNYAFNILKVQVLNACVFKENTKALNLYLKHDFTIYSENDKFFFVCLNSNGGGV; encoded by the coding sequence ATGATTGTTTATAAAGATTTTGTAAATTTAAACCATAAAGAATGCAAAGAAATTTTAAAAATTAGAAATAGTAAAAATATAGCTAAATTTATGAAAAATCCTTACATAAACTATGAAGAACATTTAAATTTTATACAAAAATTAAAAAATACTGCTACTAAAAAATATTTTTTAATATACAAAGAAAATAAAAAACTTGGAGTGATATATTTTACAAATATTAATAAAAATTCTTGTGAATTTGGGCTTTATGGCATTAAAAAAGGAGTTGGAGATTTATTGATGGAAGAAATAAAAAACTATGCTTTTAATATCTTAAAAGTTCAAGTTTTAAACGCTTGTGTTTTTAAAGAAAATACAAAAGCTTTAAATTTATATTTAAAACATGATTTTACTATATATAGTGAAAATGATAAATTTTTCTTTGTTTGCTTAAATAGTAATGGGGGGGGGGTATAG